Proteins encoded within one genomic window of Streptomyces profundus:
- a CDS encoding endo-1,4-beta-xylanase, with protein sequence MINEFAHEQRPSRWRLAVRRAIAGSAVVLLSATGVVALSGTAHAASTLGAAAAEQGRYFGTAVAANRLSESDYTATLNREFNSATAENEMKWDALQPNRGQFNFGNADRIVNHARGQGMSLRGHTLVWHSQLPGWVGGLGTNELRTAMNDHISQVMGRYRGQIDSWDVVNEAFEDGSSGARRNSPFQQRLGNGYIEEAFRAARAADPSATLCYNDYNTDGVNAKSNAVYNMVADFKQRGVPIDCVGFQSHFNSQSPVPGDYQQNLQRFAALGVDVQITELDIEGSGTAQANSYRTVVNACLAISRCTGITVWGVTDKYSWRASGTPLLFDGNYNKKPAYDAVLAALGGTPGGGDPGGPGDGSCTVTYQETDRWGDRFNGQVTVRAGDASISGWTVTVTVGSAQRISTTWNGTPSWDSSGNVMTMRPNGNGNLSPGQSTSFGFTVMAGGDWSAPRIGACVAS encoded by the coding sequence ATGATCAACGAGTTCGCACATGAGCAGAGACCCTCGCGCTGGCGGCTGGCCGTCCGCAGGGCGATCGCCGGCAGTGCCGTCGTCCTGCTCTCGGCCACCGGAGTGGTCGCCCTGTCCGGCACCGCCCACGCCGCCAGCACGCTGGGCGCCGCCGCGGCCGAACAGGGGCGGTACTTCGGCACCGCCGTCGCCGCCAACCGCCTCTCCGAGTCCGACTACACCGCCACCCTCAACCGCGAGTTCAACAGCGCCACCGCCGAGAACGAGATGAAGTGGGACGCGCTCCAGCCCAACCGGGGGCAGTTCAACTTCGGCAACGCCGACCGGATCGTGAACCACGCGCGCGGCCAGGGCATGTCGCTGCGCGGGCACACCCTCGTCTGGCACTCCCAACTCCCCGGCTGGGTCGGCGGTCTGGGCACCAACGAACTGCGCACCGCGATGAACGACCACATCTCCCAGGTGATGGGCCGCTACCGAGGCCAGATCGACTCCTGGGACGTGGTCAACGAGGCGTTCGAGGACGGCTCCAGCGGCGCCCGCCGCAACTCGCCCTTCCAACAGCGCCTGGGCAACGGCTATATCGAGGAGGCGTTCCGCGCCGCGCGGGCCGCCGACCCCAGCGCCACGCTCTGCTACAACGACTACAACACCGACGGCGTCAACGCGAAGAGCAACGCCGTCTACAACATGGTCGCCGACTTCAAGCAGCGCGGCGTGCCCATCGACTGCGTCGGCTTCCAGTCGCACTTCAACAGCCAGTCCCCGGTGCCCGGCGACTACCAGCAGAACCTCCAACGGTTCGCCGCGCTGGGCGTGGACGTGCAGATCACCGAGCTCGACATCGAGGGCTCGGGCACCGCGCAGGCCAACAGCTACCGCACCGTGGTCAACGCCTGCCTGGCGATCTCCCGTTGCACCGGGATCACCGTCTGGGGGGTCACGGACAAGTACTCCTGGCGGGCCAGCGGCACCCCGTTGCTCTTCGACGGCAACTACAACAAGAAGCCGGCCTATGACGCGGTGCTGGCCGCCCTCGGCGGCACCCCGGGCGGGGGCGACCCCGGCGGGCCCGGCGACGGGTCCTGCACCGTGACGTACCAGGAGACGGACCGCTGGGGCGACCGGTTCAACGGACAGGTCACCGTCCGCGCCGGCGACGCGTCGATCAGCGGCTGGACGGTGACCGTCACCGTCGGCTCCGCCCAGCGGATCTCCACCACCTGGAACGGCACGCCGAGTTGGGACAGCAGTGGCAACGTCATGACCATGAGACCCAACGGCAACGGAAACCTCTCGCCAGGCCAGTCCACCAGCTTCGGCTTCACGGTGATGGCGGGCGGAGACTGGTCGGCCCCCAGGATCGGCGCCTGCGTGGCCTCCTGA
- a CDS encoding permease prefix domain 1-containing protein, with the protein MSGTRGAEEFVERQVAELADALDGPARVKSRLLREAREGLSETLAAHRAAGLPLERAARRAVAEFGSPAELAPAYQRELTVAQARHTARALLLVAPFLLACWYLVGGAATGGGVARLGAISLAGAAGVVALLAGGTLAATGALSRWLPTPRRLPGTVAWAGTTVSVAMAVATLTLALAALVAANWPLLALAGGLTALSHATVAGSARACRRCARLTVPAG; encoded by the coding sequence ATGAGCGGCACGCGGGGCGCCGAGGAGTTCGTCGAGCGACAGGTCGCGGAGCTGGCGGACGCCCTGGACGGGCCGGCGCGCGTCAAGTCCCGGCTGCTGCGCGAGGCGCGCGAGGGGCTCAGCGAGACGCTGGCGGCCCACAGGGCGGCGGGGCTCCCCCTTGAGCGGGCCGCCCGGCGGGCGGTGGCGGAGTTCGGGAGTCCGGCCGAGTTGGCGCCCGCCTACCAGCGGGAGTTGACCGTCGCCCAGGCGCGGCACACCGCGCGGGCGCTGCTGCTGGTCGCGCCCTTCCTGCTGGCCTGCTGGTACCTGGTCGGCGGCGCGGCCACCGGCGGGGGCGTGGCGCGGCTGGGGGCCATCTCGTTGGCGGGCGCCGCCGGGGTCGTGGCGCTGCTCGCCGGGGGGACGTTGGCCGCGACCGGTGCGCTCTCCCGCTGGCTGCCCACTCCCCGCCGGCTGCCGGGGACGGTCGCGTGGGCGGGCACCACGGTGAGCGTGGCCATGGCGGTCGCCACGCTGACGCTGGCGCTGGCCGCGCTGGTGGCGGCGAACTGGCCGCTGCTCGCGCTCGCCGGCGGCCTCACCGCGCTCTCCCACGCGACGGTGGCGGGCTCGGCCCGCGCCTGCCGCCGCTGCGCGCGCCTGACGGTCCCGGCCGGCTGA